The window ATCAGCATGAGAAAGAAAAAGCACCCTCTTGAACTTCGCAGCGCCGGTTCAATCTTCAAGAATCCGCCGGATATCCCCGCCGGCAAAATCATAGACGATCTTGGGCTCAAGGGTAAAAAGGCCGGTGGTGCAAAGATATCTGAAATGCATGGAAATTTTATTGTAAATTCAGGGGGAGCAAAAGCAAGGGATGTCATTTCCCTGATAGAAATGACACAGAAAAGGGTTTGGGAAGAAAGAGGTATTCATCTCGAAACTGAAGTGAAGGTAATAGGCGTCGACTGATGAAGAAATCGATTAAAACAAAAATTGCAACGAAAAAAAACAGGTTAAAGAGACGCTCGGTGAAGATTTTTTACGAAATTTTTAAGGTGTTAGCGCTGATTGTAACCGTCATCGCTTCAGCTTCATTCATGATACTTGCATACAATTATATGATCAGCGCACCTTATTTTCAAATTGAAAAAACGACTATCAAAGGATGTGAAAGGATCACGGAAAAGGAAGTTTTAACTCTTGCCGGCATAAAACCATTTCAAAATATCCTGGCAATCAATCCGGGTGAGATAGCACGAAGGATCAATTCAAATCCCTGGGTAAAAGATGTCTCAATAGAAAGGGGACTCCCAAACAGACTGGTTATAGAAATCAGAGAAAGGGAAATATCTGCCCTGGTCAAGGAAAACAAAGACATCTATTTTATGGATAGCAGCGGGGTCATATTCAAAAAACTAAAGGACGGCGAGAAGGCAGATCTCCCCGTTCTTACCGGATTTCATAAGAATCCGGCTCTCTTAAAAAAATCGACCGAGCTCATCGCCTTTCTGTCATCGAACAGCGGTTCCACTGAGATAAGGAATGTATCGGAAATTCATGGAGATGAAATTTTCGGGTTCTCCATTTTTACCAACAGCGGTCTGTGTATACAGCTCGGCTTTGAGAACTACGAAAAAAAACTGAAAAGGTTAAAATCTGTCATAACCGACCTTAGAAGAAAGAATTTGAATAAGGAATGTATATGTATCGATGTGAGCAATCCGAGCAGGGTTGTTGTTAAAAGGAAAAATACTCTAAAAGAAGGTTATAAGACATAGAAAAGGTAGAAAGACAATGGGAAAAAACGGAAATATAATTGTCGGGCTGGACATAGGAACCACCAAGGTCTGTGCCATTGTCGGTGCAGTGACGGATAACGGTATCGACATTATCGGGATAGGTTCTCACCCTTCTGAAGGATTGAGAAAAGGGGTTGTGGTCAATATTGAAAGCACCGTAAATTCCATAAAAGGGGCTGTGGAGGAGGCTGAACTTATGTCCGGCCACGAGATTTCCTCCGTCTTTACAGGAATTGCAGGAGGACATATCAGTGGTCTCAACAGTCATGGTATCGTGGCAGTAAAGAGTCGTGAGATCGACGAGAACGATGTGAAGAGATCAATTGAAGCAGCAAAAGCTATCGCTATTCCTCTGGACAGAGAAGTCCTTCATGTATTGCCACAGCACTACATTGTAGATAACCAGGATGGTGTAAAGACTCCCGTAGGAATGTCCGGTGTCCGGCTCGAGGCAAAAGTTCATATCATCACAGGTGCTGTCACATCTGTGCAAAATATCATCAAATCTGTAAACCGTGTCGGACTCGACGTAAATGATATCATCCTGGAACAGTTAGCATCGAGTGAGGCGGTTCTCAGCTCCGATGAAAAGGAACTGGGAGTAGCTATAGTAGACATAGGTGGAGGCACAACTGATATAGCCGTATTTTCTGAAGGAAGCATTAAACACACTGCCGTCCTGTCCCTTGGCGGAAATTATCTAACAGGAGATATTGCTGTCGGTCTCAGGACTCCGACCATTGAGGCGGAAAAGATAAAGATAAACTATGGGTGTGCTTACACGCCTTTGATTCCGAAGGATGAATTTATAGAAGTTCCCAGTGTGGGTGGAAGGGAACCGAGGAAAGTTTCTCGTCAGATACTTGGGGAAATTATCGAGCCACGCATGGAGGAGATACTCAACCTGGTCCACAGAGAAATAGTCAAATCCGGCTACGATGATCTCCTGGCTGCCGGTGTCGTTTTAACAGGAGGAACGGCTATTCTGGAAGGAATAACGGAGTTAGCCGAACAGATATTCAACATGCCGGTGAGAAGAGGATATCCGATAGGTATAGGCGGACTTACAGACATAGTCAACAGTCCTATGTATGCAACCGGTGTGGGGCTAATAATTTATGGAAGCAAGGATTATTACAGAAACGTTTTTAAAAGGAGTGATGGAAATATATTTAACAGAGCAAATAAAAGGATGAAAAGATGGTTCACAGAATTCTTTTAGGAGGAAAGACCAATGTTTGAATTGATAGAATCTACAGTAAATTCTGCAAAGATCAAAGTTGTCGGGATTGGTGGGGGCGGAGGCAACGCCGTGAACACTATGATATCTTACGAACTTAAAGGTGTAGATTTCATAGCGGCAAATACCGATTCCCAGGCCTTGGGAGCATCTCTTGCACCCACTAAGATTCAGCTTGGTGCAGAAGTCACAAAAGGTCTCGGTGCCGGTTCAGATCCTGATGTCGGGAAAAGGGCTGCTGTAGAATCAACAGATGCCATAAGGAACTGCCTCAAAGGCGCAGACATGGTTTTCGTTACAGCCGGCCTGGGCGGCGGGACAGGAACGGGGGGCGCACCCATTGTAACAGAAATTGCAAAAGAATTAGGGGCATTAACCGTTGCCGTCGTTACAAAGCCTTTTCAGTTTGAAGGTAAGAAGAGGCAAAAACAGGCAGATGAAGGAATTTTGGAACTCCGAAGCACCGTCGATTCTCTCATAGTAATCCCCAATCAGAGACTCCTCAGTATAGGAGGAAGAACGATGCCGCTTCTGGATGCCTTCAAGAAGGCAGATGAAATACTGTTCCATGCTGTTAAGGGGATTTCCGACCTGATCATGGTACCGGGACTGATCAATCTTGATTTTGCCGACGTGAGGAACATCATGTCGGAGATGGGATTGGCCCTTATGGGTACCGGCATTGCAAGCGGAGAAAACAGGGCCGTAGAGGCGGCTCAAAAAGCGATATCTTCTCCTCTGCTGGAAGACAATACGATTCAAGGTGCACGCGGGGTGCTTCTCAATATAACGGGAGGATCAGACATGACTCTCGATGAGGTCAACGAGGCATCATCTTTGATCCATGCGGAGACCCATGAGGATGCTAATATTATCTTCGGAACCGTTGTTGACGACAGCATGGGAGACGAAATACGTATTACCGTTATAGCTACCGGATTTGAAAAGGCCGAGAAAAAGAGACAGGATATAACAGGTGCATCATATCTCGGCGGGTATAAAAGAGAGGACCTGTCTACACCTGCCTTTATCAGGAAGGAAAGAAGTGTAGATAATCCTAATGTAGTCAGGATGGGACTGATAGATGACAGTGCGGAAGGCGATTTTGAAATCCCGACATTCCTGAGAAAACAGGCAGACTGAAAAAAGGTGAAAGGTGAAAGGTGAAAGGTAAAGGATAGAGGATCAAGGATGGTTGAACCATCGCTGATCCCCGCCAACTGACCACCGACCACTGACGATATGTCCTGGAAGCTCAAAAAAAGATACAGAAATATTCTGTCTAAGGAGAAAGGTTATCAAAAAAATCTATGGGGCAATAGAACAACTGTTTGTCTTGCCTATCCTCATTATTATCGGACAGGAATGTCAAACCTCGGATTTCAAACTCTATATGCCCTTTTCAACAGTCACCCTTCATTCTTATGTGAAAGGGTCTTCCTTCCCGATCCCGACGATGAAGCCACATTCATCTCGAAATCGACTCCCCTTTTTAGTCTGGAGTCTCAGAAACCCCTTGCGGATTTTGATATCATTGCTTTTTCCATCTCCTTCGAAAACGATTATCCTAATATCTTAAAAATTCTTGCTATGTCGAGAATCGATCTTCTTGCCCATCAAAGGAGAAGAGAAGAACCTCTTATCATCGGGGGCGGTATTTCGGTTACCCTTAACCCTGAACCCCTGGCCGATTTTTTCGATCTTTTTATTTTAGGAGAAGGAGAAGAGGCGATACCCGAGTTTCTTGATATCTTTAAAGAATCCCACCATCTCGGCCTCTCCCGCCATGAGACGCTCTCCCGGGTGCAAAAAGAGGTCGAGGGTGCCTACGTTCCGAAATTTTATTCTGTTTCGTACAACAGAGATGGTCTCATAAAAGAATTTACTCCATCGGATCCCTCATTTCCTCAAAGAATCAGAAAACGGTCGGTCAGGAATATAAATACATTTAATACCGATCAAACCATTATCGCATCGGACACAGAATTCGGGGATATGTTCCTGTCAGAGGTGAGCAGGGGCTGTCAACGGGGATGCCGTTTCTGTGCCGCCGGTTTCGTATACAGACCTGCGAGATTCAGAGAACCGGAAATTCTCGAAGAGTCTATCACCAGGGGACTTAAACAGCAAAAAAAAATCGGCCTGCTCGGCACTGCGGTATCCGATCACCCCGATCTTATCTCGCTTTGCCAGTCAATACTGAAAAAGGACGGGAAACTATCGATAGGCTCTCTCAGACTGGATAGATTGAACAAAGAAATGGTTTCGTTACTCCGGAAAGCCGACGTGGAAATGGTATCCTTAGCTCCGGAGGCAGGCTCTCAGAGATTGAGAGACCTGATCAATAAGAAAATTACAGAATCTCACATCTTCGACAGTGTAGAATTGTTAATAGAAAACGGGATTTTGAACATAAGAATCTATTTTATGGTTGGTCTTCCCACTGAAATTCAGGAGGATATAGATGCAATTGTTGACCTGGCCAAGAAGATCAAATACCACGCAATTAAGCATACGGCAGGAAAAAAGAAATTCAGAATGATTACTCTCAGCATAAATCAATTTATCCCCAAACCGGCCACACCCTTTCAATGGCAGGGTCTTGAGGATACAAATCTCGTGAGAAGAAGGATAAGAAAGATCAGCTCCGCTTTAAGAAAAGAGTCATCTATAAAGGTAATCCACGATCTCCCAAAATGGAATTATATCCAGGCCTTTCTGTCTCTGGGCGACAGGTCGGCGGGACAGGTACTCCTTTCCGTTCATAAAAACAACGGCAATTGGCCCCGTGCCTTCAAAGAAGTCAATATCAACCCCGATTTCTACGTCTATCGACAGAAGGATATTGATGAAATCCTCCCTTGGGATTTTATCGACCACGGGGTCAGCAGAGAATTCCTGATAGGGGAATACCAGAAGGCCCTGTCGGAAAAATCCCCCTAAATCCCTCTGTTACCGAAAAATCTTGATTGGCTCTCAGAGTCCCCATCCACACTTATCATCTGGGCCAAGTTTTTCTGGCTCCTCAGTGCTAAAAAGCTTTTTTACCTCTTCTTTCAATACTTTCCCCATAGTATTCTTGGGCAACTCTTTCAGAAAAACAATCTCCTTGGGACATTTCCATTTATGAATATGTTCCCTGCAGAACCTCTGAATATCTTCAGCCTCAACCTTAGAGCCAGGCTTTGTAACAACGGCTGCAACAACCTTTTCTCCCCACTTTTCATCCGGGATACCTACCACAGAAGAATCAACCACATCCCCAAGTTGGTTTATAACCACTTCCACCTCTTTCGGGGATACATTTTCACCACCTGATATAATAATATGTTTGAGGCGATCAGTCAGATAATAGTATCCATCCTCATCGACTCTTCCCAGATCACCGGTTTTAAACCATCCTTTTTCAAATGAGCCGGCCGTCACTTCAGGCTTTCGCCAGTAACCCTCGGTAATGGAGGGACCTTTGAGCCAAAATTCGCCCGTTTCGCCGGGAGTTACATCCACAAACGTGTCAGGATCTACTATTCTCACCTCGAGATCCGGCAGGGGTACTCCGATAGAGCCGGGTTTTCTCATACCCCTGATCTGGTTTGAAAAATTCATCCCCGTCTCCGACATGCCCTCCCGCTCCACGGGTTCATTTCCAAACATCACTTTTATCTTCTCAAAATCCTTAACAGAGAGTGGCGCCGAACCGGATGTCCATAATCGCATATGCTCAAAGTTCAGTTTCTTTTCCCCCAGATAATTTATTATTTTACCATACATAGAGGGAACCGCCATAAACATGTTACAAACATATTCTCCGGCTCTTCTTGACAATACCTCCATTACTTTCTCCGGTGAAAATTTGTCAAGCATGATCACATGGGCGCCTGCCATTAAGGTAGTATGAAGGGCATAGTTAAGTCCATGGACGTGAAAAAGAGGAAGCGAGTGACAAAACACGTCAGCTTCCGTTATCTCCCATATCTTTACGATGTTTTTTGCGTCATGAACAAGATTCCCCTGGTTAAGAACAGCCCCTTTAGGCTTTCCTGTAGTTCCTGATGTGTAGATGATAAGACCCGGATCTTCCGGCCCGACATCTACCGGGGGAACACTATCCGAGGCGGAGCGAAAAAAATCGAGATCTTGGTATGGCCTTTCAGTTTGGACCACAATATTGGTGAGCCCCGGAGCTATTTCTTTTATGGTTGCTTCCTGTTCTGTTCCTGACAACACTAATTTTGCCTCCGCATTCTCAAGTAGATATGTGATTTCTGATTTTTTGAATTCAGGATTAAAGGGAACCGCAATAACTCCTATTTTTTGAAGTGCAAGATGCGCAACCACAAAGCCCACAGATTTTTGGAGGAAGAGAATTACCCTGTCTCCTTTTTCAACCCCCAAATCCAGGAAGGTATTTGCCATTCGATTGGCATCCCGATCCAAATTTTTATAGGAGATCTCTGTCTCTATTGTGCCTTCACGAAGGAAACTTATCGCTATCTTTTCCCCATGTACCAGGCAACTCTCCGTAAAACAGTCCTTTAGAGTTTGACCATACATATTTGCCTCCATCGGCATGATTCTAAAACGATATCTTAATTGAGAAATCTCCTACACCGCTAACTTAGTAGTGTGTTTCATAAATACTGATGATCTCGTAAAAAGTCTTTTTTTGTCACCCTGAATTTATTTCAGGGTCTCTAACTTACTGAAACAATTAGATGCTGAAACAAGTTCAGGACGACAAATGGTGCAGTTTATGACTTTTTACGAATACATCAATACTATTACATATAGATAATCCGCCCCCACCCTGCCCTCCCCCTTGAAGGGGGAGGGTTTGGGTGGGGGTTAAACCGAAAATACGTCACCGTAATTACGAGGTAGAGCACTTAAAGGGTTAGTAAATTTCACCGATAAGATCCTGCGTCACTTTTTTAGAGGCGGTGACGATACTGTCGACGACCTTTGTTCCCCTTTTTACAGTCACCTTTTCCCAGAGAATGGATCGCCTTATCTCCACCCCCTGTTCAAGACACGCTTCCTCACCAATGATTGCCCAATCCCTGAGTTTGACGGAACTGTGAATCTGAGAACCAGACGCCAGTAAAAAAGATTCCCCCTCTAAAGCTTCTTTATTGGCAAGAATATATTTTCGACCGTACCGATATCCCGCCACTTGTGTCCCGCCGATATGTAGGCCCTGACCGGTTTGTCTTTTTGCATCAAATCTCTATAGCAATCGATAATGTCCGAAAAGGCGCCCTCGGGGATATAATCCAAAAGTTTTGGATCGATAATATGAATGCCGGTGAAGGCAAGCCTGCCGGGATGGTTATTAACAGTAATATCCAGGATGTTCATACGGTTGTCAATCTGAATCTGATTAAACGGCAGTTGGTCA is drawn from Syntrophales bacterium and contains these coding sequences:
- a CDS encoding FtsQ-type POTRA domain-containing protein, translated to MKKSIKTKIATKKNRLKRRSVKIFYEIFKVLALIVTVIASASFMILAYNYMISAPYFQIEKTTIKGCERITEKEVLTLAGIKPFQNILAINPGEIARRINSNPWVKDVSIERGLPNRLVIEIREREISALVKENKDIYFMDSSGVIFKKLKDGEKADLPVLTGFHKNPALLKKSTELIAFLSSNSGSTEIRNVSEIHGDEIFGFSIFTNSGLCIQLGFENYEKKLKRLKSVITDLRRKNLNKECICIDVSNPSRVVVKRKNTLKEGYKT
- the ftsA gene encoding cell division protein FtsA, which encodes MGKNGNIIVGLDIGTTKVCAIVGAVTDNGIDIIGIGSHPSEGLRKGVVVNIESTVNSIKGAVEEAELMSGHEISSVFTGIAGGHISGLNSHGIVAVKSREIDENDVKRSIEAAKAIAIPLDREVLHVLPQHYIVDNQDGVKTPVGMSGVRLEAKVHIITGAVTSVQNIIKSVNRVGLDVNDIILEQLASSEAVLSSDEKELGVAIVDIGGGTTDIAVFSEGSIKHTAVLSLGGNYLTGDIAVGLRTPTIEAEKIKINYGCAYTPLIPKDEFIEVPSVGGREPRKVSRQILGEIIEPRMEEILNLVHREIVKSGYDDLLAAGVVLTGGTAILEGITELAEQIFNMPVRRGYPIGIGGLTDIVNSPMYATGVGLIIYGSKDYYRNVFKRSDGNIFNRANKRMKRWFTEFF
- the ftsZ gene encoding cell division protein FtsZ, which gives rise to MFELIESTVNSAKIKVVGIGGGGGNAVNTMISYELKGVDFIAANTDSQALGASLAPTKIQLGAEVTKGLGAGSDPDVGKRAAVESTDAIRNCLKGADMVFVTAGLGGGTGTGGAPIVTEIAKELGALTVAVVTKPFQFEGKKRQKQADEGILELRSTVDSLIVIPNQRLLSIGGRTMPLLDAFKKADEILFHAVKGISDLIMVPGLINLDFADVRNIMSEMGLALMGTGIASGENRAVEAAQKAISSPLLEDNTIQGARGVLLNITGGSDMTLDEVNEASSLIHAETHEDANIIFGTVVDDSMGDEIRITVIATGFEKAEKKRQDITGASYLGGYKREDLSTPAFIRKERSVDNPNVVRMGLIDDSAEGDFEIPTFLRKQAD
- a CDS encoding TIGR03960 family B12-binding radical SAM protein, whose protein sequence is MSWKLKKRYRNILSKEKGYQKNLWGNRTTVCLAYPHYYRTGMSNLGFQTLYALFNSHPSFLCERVFLPDPDDEATFISKSTPLFSLESQKPLADFDIIAFSISFENDYPNILKILAMSRIDLLAHQRRREEPLIIGGGISVTLNPEPLADFFDLFILGEGEEAIPEFLDIFKESHHLGLSRHETLSRVQKEVEGAYVPKFYSVSYNRDGLIKEFTPSDPSFPQRIRKRSVRNINTFNTDQTIIASDTEFGDMFLSEVSRGCQRGCRFCAAGFVYRPARFREPEILEESITRGLKQQKKIGLLGTAVSDHPDLISLCQSILKKDGKLSIGSLRLDRLNKEMVSLLRKADVEMVSLAPEAGSQRLRDLINKKITESHIFDSVELLIENGILNIRIYFMVGLPTEIQEDIDAIVDLAKKIKYHAIKHTAGKKKFRMITLSINQFIPKPATPFQWQGLEDTNLVRRRIRKISSALRKESSIKVIHDLPKWNYIQAFLSLGDRSAGQVLLSVHKNNGNWPRAFKEVNINPDFYVYRQKDIDEILPWDFIDHGVSREFLIGEYQKALSEKSP
- a CDS encoding class I adenylate-forming enzyme family protein, with the translated sequence MYGQTLKDCFTESCLVHGEKIAISFLREGTIETEISYKNLDRDANRMANTFLDLGVEKGDRVILFLQKSVGFVVAHLALQKIGVIAVPFNPEFKKSEITYLLENAEAKLVLSGTEQEATIKEIAPGLTNIVVQTERPYQDLDFFRSASDSVPPVDVGPEDPGLIIYTSGTTGKPKGAVLNQGNLVHDAKNIVKIWEITEADVFCHSLPLFHVHGLNYALHTTLMAGAHVIMLDKFSPEKVMEVLSRRAGEYVCNMFMAVPSMYGKIINYLGEKKLNFEHMRLWTSGSAPLSVKDFEKIKVMFGNEPVEREGMSETGMNFSNQIRGMRKPGSIGVPLPDLEVRIVDPDTFVDVTPGETGEFWLKGPSITEGYWRKPEVTAGSFEKGWFKTGDLGRVDEDGYYYLTDRLKHIIISGGENVSPKEVEVVINQLGDVVDSSVVGIPDEKWGEKVVAAVVTKPGSKVEAEDIQRFCREHIHKWKCPKEIVFLKELPKNTMGKVLKEEVKKLFSTEEPEKLGPDDKCGWGL